The DNA window TTTCGTGATTTACGCGACGGTGCGTGCCTTCCTGCAGAACAACTATTACGTCGCCGAATACCACTACCTGACGCCGTTCTACTCGCCGTGCGTGGTCAAGTGGAACGAGGCCACGCAGTCGGGATGCATTCCGGAGGCAAGCCACTTCGGCCAGTACCTCCCCGACGTCTGGTGGTTGCCCTACGCCGCCTTCTCTCTTCCGTTCCTTCTATTGTTCCGGTTGACCTGCTATTACTACCGCGGCGCCTACTACCGTTCGGTCTGGCAGGCGCCCACCGCCTGCGGGGTGGCCGAACCGCATGCGACATACACCGGTGAGACGCGCTTCCCGCTGATCGTGCAGAACACGCATCGCTACTTCTTCTACATCGCGGGAATCATCTCGGTGATCAACACCTACGACGCGATCATCGCGTTCCAGTCGCCGTCGGGCTTCGGATTCGGTCTGGGCAACATCATCCTCGTCGTCAACGTGGTGATGCTGTGGGTGTACACGGTGTCGTGCCACTCGTGCCGTCACGTTGTCGGCGGACGCCTCAAGCACTTCTCCAAGCACCCTGTGCGCTACTGGATGTGGACGCAGGTGAGCCGACTCAACACCAGGCACAAGCTGTATGCGTGGATCACGTTGGGCACGCTGATGCTCACCGACTTCTACATCATGCTCGTCGCTAGCGGCACCATCAGCGATCTCAGATTCATCGGTTAATCGATTGACTGACAGACCTTTTCAAGAAGAAGTAGCGAGGATTATTCATGGGTGAGGTCGAACGGCATCAGTACGACGTCGTCGTGATCGGTGCCGGCGGCGCGGGTTTGCGCGCGGTCATCGAAGCACGCGAACGCGGTTTGAAGGTCGCCGTCATCACCAAGTCGCTGTTCGGCAAGGCGCACACGGTGATGGCCGAAGGCGGCTGTGCGGCCGCGATGGGCAACGCGAACCCCAAGGACAACTGGCAGGTCCACTTCCGCGACACCATGCGCGGCGGGAAGTTCCTCAACAACTGGCGGATGGCCGAACTGCACGCCAAGGAGGCGCCGGACCGCGTCTGGGAGCTGGAGACCTACGGTGCGCTCTTCGACCGCACCAAGGACGGCAAGATCAGCCAGCGCAACTTCGGCGGCCACACCTACCCGCGCCTCGCCCACGTCGGCGACCGCACCGGCCTGGAGATCATCCGCACCCTCCAGCAGAAGATCGTCTCGCTGCAACAGGAGGACAAGGCCGAGTTCGGCGACTACGAGGCGCGCATCCGCGTCTTCCACGAATGCACCATCACCGACCTGGTCAAGGATGGCGACCGGATAGCGGGCGCATTCGGTTACTGGCGCGAGAGCGGCAACTTCGTCCTTTTCGAGACCCCGGCGGTGGTACTGGCCACCGGCGGCATCGGCAAGTCCTACAAGGTGACGTCGAACTCGTGGGAGTACACCGGCGACGGACACGCCCTGGCGCTGCGGGCCGGCGCAACCCTGATCAACATGGAGTTTGTGCAGTTCCACCCGACAGGCATGGTGTGGCCACCCAGCGTGAAGGGCATCCTCGTGACCGAGGGGGTGCGCGGCGACGGCGGAGTCCTGAAGAACTCCGAGGGCAACCGGTTCATGTTCGATTACATTCCGGCGGTCTTCAAGGGTCAGTACGCCGAGTCCATCGAGGAAGCCGATCAATGGCTCAAGGACAACGACTCCGCACGCCGGACCCCCGACCTGCTGCCGCGTGACGAAGTGGCCCGCGCCATCAACTCCGAGGTCAAGGCCGACCGTGGCACACCACACGGCGGTGTCTACCTCGACATCGCGTCGCGGTTGCCCGCCGAGGAGATCAAGCGTCGGCTGCCGTCGATGTATCACCAGTTCATGGAGCTCGCCGAGGTGGACATCACCAAGGAGCCCATGGAGGTCGGGCCGACGTGCCACTACGTGATGGGCGGCGTCGAGGTCGACCCCGATACCGGTGCCGCGAAGACGCCGGGGCTGTTCGCCGCCGGTGAATGCTCGGGAGGTATGCACGGGTCCAACCGTCTCGGCGGCAATTCACTGTCTGACCTGCTGGTGTTCGGCAGGCGCGCGGGCATGGGCGCCGCCGACTACGTGAGCGGCCTGTCCGACCGGCCGAAGGTGTCCGAGGCGGCCGTCGACGACGCGGCCAAGCTGGCGCTCGCCCCGTTCGAGGGTCCGTCCAACGGCGAGGCGGCGGAAAACCCCTACACCCTGCAGCTCGACCTGCAGGACTCGATGAACACCCTGGTCGGCATCATCCGCAAGGCCGATGAGGTGTCCGACGCGATCGCCAAGCTCAAGGAGCTGCGGGAGCGCTACAAGCGGGTCCGCGTCGAGGGCGACCGGCACTTCAATCCGGGCTGGCATTTGGCCATCGACCTGCGCAACATGCTCATCGTCAGCGAATGCATCGCGATGGCCGCGCTGGAACGCACCGAGAGCCGGGGTGGGCACACCCGCGACGACCATCCGTCCATGGATTCGACGTGGCGCAAGACGCTGTTGGTGTGTCGCGCCGAAGGGGACGTGATCGTGCCGGACATCACCATCACCCGCGAGGACCAAGTCCCGATGCGCGAAGACCTGCTCGAGCTCATCGAGGTCGAAGAGCTGGAGAAATACTTCACGTCCGAGGAACTCGAGCACCACTCGGCTCGGAAAGGTTAGGAGAGCCTGATGAGCTACCAAGCGAATA is part of the Mycolicibacterium tusciae JS617 genome and encodes:
- a CDS encoding fumarate reductase/succinate dehydrogenase flavoprotein subunit — protein: MGEVERHQYDVVVIGAGGAGLRAVIEARERGLKVAVITKSLFGKAHTVMAEGGCAAAMGNANPKDNWQVHFRDTMRGGKFLNNWRMAELHAKEAPDRVWELETYGALFDRTKDGKISQRNFGGHTYPRLAHVGDRTGLEIIRTLQQKIVSLQQEDKAEFGDYEARIRVFHECTITDLVKDGDRIAGAFGYWRESGNFVLFETPAVVLATGGIGKSYKVTSNSWEYTGDGHALALRAGATLINMEFVQFHPTGMVWPPSVKGILVTEGVRGDGGVLKNSEGNRFMFDYIPAVFKGQYAESIEEADQWLKDNDSARRTPDLLPRDEVARAINSEVKADRGTPHGGVYLDIASRLPAEEIKRRLPSMYHQFMELAEVDITKEPMEVGPTCHYVMGGVEVDPDTGAAKTPGLFAAGECSGGMHGSNRLGGNSLSDLLVFGRRAGMGAADYVSGLSDRPKVSEAAVDDAAKLALAPFEGPSNGEAAENPYTLQLDLQDSMNTLVGIIRKADEVSDAIAKLKELRERYKRVRVEGDRHFNPGWHLAIDLRNMLIVSECIAMAALERTESRGGHTRDDHPSMDSTWRKTLLVCRAEGDVIVPDITITREDQVPMREDLLELIEVEELEKYFTSEELEHHSARKG